In the genome of Massilibacillus massiliensis, one region contains:
- a CDS encoding ABC transporter substrate-binding protein: MRNKSKKAVWMWMMVTLLLMSVMSGCGGGDSNKIKIGLLNEMTGGAATLGTSSANGANLAIKEANANGGVLGKQIESVAADNKSEPAEAANAMTKLINQDKVVAVTGTFSSSNAIAAASVAEAAKVPYLASGATNPKVTVDEKTGKVNDYVFRVCFIDPFQGTVAANFVFDHLKLKKAVMLIDNSSDYSKGLGDFFKKAYTAKGGEILGEEAYLQKDQDFKTILTKIKSLNAEVIYIPGYYEEVGKIVKQARELGIEAVMIGGDGWDSPKLAEIAGNRALNQTYFTNHYSVDADDAKAKAFVEAYTKEYGQKPDALAVLGYDAARVLIDAMKRANSAEPEKIREALAATTNFDAISGETTINATHDAVKSAVIIEMKDGKQVFNTSVKP, from the coding sequence ATGAGAAACAAAAGTAAAAAAGCGGTATGGATGTGGATGATGGTGACGTTGCTGCTTATGAGCGTAATGTCTGGTTGCGGTGGCGGAGATTCTAATAAAATTAAAATCGGTTTATTAAATGAGATGACTGGCGGCGCTGCAACATTGGGGACATCATCTGCCAACGGGGCAAATTTGGCAATTAAGGAAGCCAATGCGAATGGCGGCGTTTTGGGCAAACAAATAGAATCTGTTGCGGCAGATAATAAATCTGAACCAGCAGAAGCTGCAAATGCTATGACAAAATTGATCAATCAGGATAAAGTGGTTGCGGTTACAGGTACATTCTCAAGTTCGAATGCAATCGCTGCTGCAAGTGTCGCTGAAGCTGCGAAAGTACCTTATCTTGCTTCCGGTGCGACCAATCCAAAAGTAACAGTGGATGAAAAAACCGGCAAAGTGAACGACTATGTTTTCCGCGTATGTTTTATTGATCCATTTCAAGGTACAGTTGCTGCGAATTTTGTTTTTGATCATTTAAAATTGAAAAAAGCGGTTATGTTGATTGATAATAGCAGTGATTATAGTAAAGGGCTTGGTGATTTCTTCAAAAAGGCTTACACGGCAAAAGGCGGAGAAATTTTAGGTGAAGAAGCTTATTTACAGAAAGATCAAGATTTTAAAACCATATTAACGAAGATAAAAAGCTTAAATGCAGAAGTTATCTATATCCCTGGCTATTATGAAGAGGTTGGGAAGATTGTAAAGCAGGCACGTGAGCTTGGGATTGAAGCGGTGATGATTGGCGGCGATGGTTGGGATTCTCCTAAACTAGCGGAGATTGCCGGAAATCGTGCACTGAATCAAACGTATTTTACAAATCATTATTCTGTAGATGCAGATGATGCTAAAGCAAAAGCGTTTGTTGAGGCTTATACCAAAGAATATGGTCAAAAACCAGATGCTTTGGCTGTACTTGGATATGATGCGGCACGTGTACTGATTGACGCGATGAAAAGAGCAAACAGTGCGGAACCGGAAAAAATTCGTGAAGCACTGGCTGCAACAACCAATTTCGATGCAATTAGTGGTGAAACGACAATCAATGCGACGCATGATGCGGTGAAAAGTGCAGTGATTATTGAAATGAAAGATGGAAAGCAAGTATTCAATACGAGTGTA
- a CDS encoding amino acid ABC transporter ATP-binding protein — protein MHEAMIELKDIHKSFHKLEVLKGIHLEIKRGEVVAIIGPSGSGKSTLLRCLNRLETIDKGSIIVQGETLVEDVDGICQYANDLKSRAICAKMGMVFQHFNLFPHMTVLENLIEAPILVKGMKREEIVPIAEELLKKVGLLDKKDCYPSRLSGGQKQRVAIARALAMNPAIMLFDEPTSALDPELTGEVLKAMRRLAEEHMTMIVVTHEMAFAREVAQKVIFMADGDIIEAGTPEEIFVHPKQERTKAFLKNML, from the coding sequence ATGCATGAAGCAATGATTGAATTAAAAGATATTCACAAAAGTTTTCATAAATTAGAAGTGCTGAAGGGGATTCATTTAGAAATTAAACGTGGTGAGGTCGTGGCGATCATTGGGCCTTCCGGTTCGGGGAAAAGTACATTGCTCCGTTGTTTGAATCGTTTAGAGACAATTGACAAAGGCTCCATTATCGTACAGGGGGAGACTTTGGTAGAAGATGTAGATGGCATATGTCAATATGCAAATGATTTAAAATCTCGTGCGATATGCGCAAAAATGGGAATGGTATTTCAGCATTTTAATTTATTTCCGCATATGACGGTGCTTGAAAATTTGATTGAAGCACCGATTTTAGTCAAGGGCATGAAGAGAGAAGAGATCGTACCGATTGCTGAGGAATTATTAAAAAAAGTTGGTTTGCTGGATAAAAAAGATTGTTATCCATCCAGATTATCCGGTGGTCAGAAACAACGTGTTGCGATCGCCAGGGCACTGGCGATGAATCCGGCAATTATGTTATTTGATGAACCGACCTCGGCACTCGATCCGGAACTTACAGGAGAGGTATTAAAAGCAATGCGAAGACTTGCTGAAGAGCATATGACAATGATTGTTGTAACACATGAAATGGCATTTGCTCGAGAAGTTGCACAGAAAGTAATTTTTATGGCGGACGGCGATATCATTGAGGCAGGAACGCCAGAAGAAATCTTTGTGCATCCTAAGCAAGAAAGAACAAAGGCATTTTTAAAAAATATGCTATAA
- a CDS encoding amino acid ABC transporter permease, whose product MEKIIGMVVPMLDGIVVTLQIFFITLALSLPLGLLLALARISGWRPVSFLVEVYIWLMRGTPLMLQLLFVYFALPSLGILLPDFAAALLAFTLNYAAYFAEIFRAGIQSIERGQYEASKALGMTYVQTMRRIIIPQMIKRVLPPISNETITLVKDTSLIYILAMNDLLRVARTIVQREFDMTPFVIAGVFYLIMTFVLTWIFNKLEAHYAKYDE is encoded by the coding sequence ATGGAAAAAATCATTGGCATGGTGGTACCGATGCTCGATGGTATCGTTGTCACATTACAGATATTTTTTATCACGCTGGCGCTGTCACTGCCACTCGGATTGCTTTTGGCACTTGCTAGAATTTCTGGCTGGCGGCCGGTCAGCTTTCTTGTAGAGGTTTATATTTGGTTAATGCGTGGAACACCGCTGATGTTGCAATTATTATTTGTTTATTTTGCATTGCCTTCTCTGGGCATTCTATTGCCTGATTTTGCAGCGGCGTTATTGGCTTTTACGCTAAATTATGCGGCGTATTTTGCTGAAATTTTTCGAGCGGGTATTCAATCGATTGAACGCGGGCAATATGAGGCGTCGAAAGCTTTGGGCATGACGTATGTGCAAACGATGCGTCGTATTATCATTCCACAGATGATCAAACGTGTTTTACCGCCGATCAGCAATGAAACGATTACACTCGTAAAAGATACATCGTTGATTTACATTTTAGCAATGAACGATTTGCTGCGCGTTGCCAGAACGATTGTGCAGCGTGAATTTGATATGACGCCATTTGTGATTGCGGGCGTATTTTATTTAATTATGACTTTTGTATTAACGTGGATTTTCAATAAATTAGAGGCACATTACGCAAAATATGATGAGTAA
- a CDS encoding amino acid ABC transporter substrate-binding protein, which yields MKKLIALCVLVIMAAAFMAGCGGDTAKQDTAKKKIVVGFDDNFPPMGFKDEKNNIVGFDIDMAKEAAKRLGREVEFKAIDWSSKEAELKSGRIDVLWNGLNITEKRKENMLFSAPYMEAKQLIFVPVGSAIQGEEDLAGKVIGMQSASTADENLEADAKMKAAIKEVKKYPDCISAMMDLENGRVDAIITDEIVGRYYMGKNKDKFIALEKAVGPVGDFGIGYRKDDTALQGEIQKVLDEMKKDGTTAKISITWFGKDITK from the coding sequence ATGAAGAAATTAATTGCGTTGTGCGTACTGGTTATAATGGCTGCTGCATTTATGGCTGGCTGCGGTGGTGATACGGCAAAACAAGATACGGCTAAGAAAAAAATTGTAGTCGGATTTGACGATAATTTTCCACCAATGGGTTTTAAAGATGAGAAAAATAATATTGTTGGTTTTGATATCGATATGGCAAAAGAAGCTGCGAAAAGATTAGGTAGAGAAGTTGAATTCAAAGCAATTGACTGGAGCAGTAAAGAAGCCGAACTAAAAAGCGGTCGTATAGATGTACTTTGGAATGGGTTAAATATTACGGAAAAGCGTAAAGAAAATATGCTGTTTAGTGCGCCGTATATGGAAGCAAAGCAATTAATTTTCGTTCCTGTTGGTTCAGCCATTCAGGGAGAAGAGGATCTAGCTGGCAAGGTTATCGGTATGCAGAGTGCTAGCACTGCGGACGAAAATCTTGAAGCAGATGCAAAAATGAAAGCAGCGATTAAAGAGGTAAAAAAATATCCGGATTGTATTTCTGCGATGATGGATTTAGAAAATGGTCGTGTTGATGCGATTATTACGGATGAAATTGTAGGCCGTTATTACATGGGCAAAAACAAGGATAAATTTATTGCTTTAGAAAAAGCAGTTGGTCCTGTAGGTGATTTTGGTATTGGCTATCGTAAAGATGACACTGCATTACAAGGGGAAATTCAAAAAGTATTGGATGAAATGAAAAAAGACGGTACGACTGCGAAGATTTCTATAACGTGGTTTGGGAAAGATATTACAAAATAG
- the pdxR gene encoding MocR-like pyridoxine biosynthesis transcription factor PdxR, whose translation MKDEFVDFVSIQLIKDKKEALYVQLYDQLREYIISGKLSHGYLLPPVRKFAKFLAINPGTVMSAYKLLEKNGYIFSRAGSGSYVAELSDVVDQEDCEKQDEEEIDAIEILSPKFDETYINLASIALNPDLISVEAFKKVLIEVLDRDQGYAFSYQESQGFYPLRESIAKDLKKNGVKAEANTMQIISGAQQGIDIVAKAFLNYGDYVFTENPTYPGAIAAFRSRGAKIIEIRMEEDGIAIEELEEKLRKFRPKLIYVMPNIQNPTGASYSVVKRNRLMGLARYYNTIILEDDYISALSYGKEMMAPLKAIDRDDRVIYLKSFSKIFMPGLRLAFLMMPEHLVSRLLSVKHNSDISTSGLTQRAFDLYLRKGIWHAHIAQIKAMYLERFNVTLAAIDAYMPRTVKVIKPQGGLSIWLVLPMGVSAQVLVEEARKRQVLITEGAPFFPRQAPDCYVRISFATATPAEIQNGIRIIAHLIK comes from the coding sequence ATGAAAGATGAATTTGTTGATTTTGTATCGATACAATTAATAAAGGATAAAAAAGAAGCGTTGTATGTGCAGCTGTATGACCAATTGCGAGAGTACATAATCAGCGGAAAGTTGTCGCACGGGTATTTACTGCCACCGGTAAGAAAGTTTGCCAAGTTTTTAGCAATTAACCCGGGAACGGTTATGAGTGCTTATAAACTTCTTGAGAAAAATGGTTATATTTTTTCAAGAGCTGGCAGTGGAAGCTATGTTGCGGAGCTTTCTGATGTCGTTGATCAAGAGGATTGCGAAAAACAGGATGAAGAAGAAATTGATGCGATTGAAATCTTGTCACCAAAATTTGATGAAACCTATATCAACTTAGCCAGTATTGCCTTAAATCCTGATTTGATATCGGTAGAAGCATTTAAAAAAGTGCTGATTGAAGTTTTAGACCGTGACCAAGGGTATGCATTTAGTTATCAAGAAAGTCAAGGGTTTTATCCATTGAGGGAATCAATTGCCAAGGATTTGAAAAAGAATGGTGTAAAGGCTGAAGCGAATACAATGCAGATTATTTCAGGGGCACAGCAAGGAATCGATATCGTCGCCAAGGCTTTTTTGAATTATGGGGATTATGTGTTTACGGAAAATCCCACATATCCGGGGGCGATTGCTGCATTTCGTTCGCGGGGGGCTAAAATTATCGAGATCCGTATGGAGGAAGATGGAATTGCAATTGAAGAACTTGAGGAAAAACTACGTAAATTCAGACCCAAGCTAATCTATGTTATGCCCAATATCCAAAATCCGACGGGGGCTTCTTATTCTGTGGTTAAACGAAATCGCTTGATGGGGCTGGCTCGGTATTATAATACAATCATTCTTGAAGATGATTATATTAGCGCATTAAGTTATGGCAAGGAGATGATGGCACCGCTGAAGGCGATTGATCGAGATGACCGTGTCATCTATTTGAAAAGTTTTTCTAAAATTTTCATGCCTGGATTGCGGCTGGCGTTTTTGATGATGCCGGAGCATTTGGTCAGTAGGCTGTTATCGGTAAAACATAACTCTGATATTTCTACTTCGGGATTAACACAAAGAGCATTTGACTTGTATTTACGAAAAGGTATTTGGCATGCGCATATTGCACAGATCAAGGCAATGTATTTGGAACGATTTAATGTAACACTTGCCGCGATAGATGCCTATATGCCAAGAACTGTGAAGGTGATAAAACCACAGGGCGGTTTATCCATTTGGTTGGTATTGCCGATGGGCGTATCTGCGCAAGTATTGGTTGAAGAAGCACGTAAACGGCAGGTGCTGATTACGGAAGGTGCGCCATTCTTTCCACGCCAAGCCCCGGATTGTTACGTAAGAATCAGTTTCGCTACGGCAACGCCGGCTGAAATTCAAAATGGAATTCGAATCATTGCTCATTTAATCAAATAA
- the pdxS gene encoding pyridoxal 5'-phosphate synthase lyase subunit PdxS → MENRYELNKNLAQMLKGGVIMDVTNVEQAKIAEAAGAVAVMALERVPADIRREGGVARMSDPKMIRAIKEAVSIPVMAKARIGHFVEAQILEAIGIDYIDESEVLTPADDVNHIDKTAFKIPFVCGARNLGEALRRIGEGASMIRTKGEAGTGNVVEAVRHMRTMLQDMRRVQTASSMELMSIAKEYGAPYDLIQYVHDNGKLPVVNFAAGGIATPADAALMMQLGVEGVFVGSGIFKSGDPVKRAKAIVEATTFYNEPEKLAKISEDLGEPMVGIEIDTLQKSELLANRGW, encoded by the coding sequence ATGGAAAACAGATATGAATTAAACAAAAATTTAGCACAAATGCTAAAAGGCGGCGTCATTATGGACGTTACCAACGTAGAGCAAGCAAAGATCGCCGAAGCAGCCGGTGCTGTTGCCGTTATGGCACTTGAACGCGTCCCCGCCGACATCCGCAGAGAAGGCGGTGTCGCTCGCATGTCCGATCCGAAAATGATCCGCGCAATCAAAGAAGCGGTATCCATTCCTGTAATGGCCAAAGCGAGAATCGGGCACTTTGTTGAAGCACAAATTCTCGAAGCCATCGGCATAGATTACATTGATGAAAGTGAAGTATTAACGCCGGCAGATGATGTTAACCATATCGACAAAACCGCCTTTAAAATTCCTTTTGTTTGTGGTGCAAGAAATCTTGGCGAAGCCTTACGCCGTATCGGTGAAGGTGCTTCCATGATTCGTACCAAAGGCGAAGCAGGAACTGGAAACGTAGTTGAAGCAGTTCGTCATATGCGCACGATGCTGCAGGATATGCGTCGTGTACAAACAGCTTCGTCAATGGAACTCATGTCAATTGCCAAAGAATATGGTGCACCGTACGATTTAATCCAATATGTTCACGATAACGGTAAATTACCAGTCGTAAATTTTGCAGCCGGTGGTATTGCAACACCTGCGGATGCGGCACTGATGATGCAGCTTGGCGTAGAAGGAGTATTTGTAGGCTCTGGAATCTTTAAATCCGGTGATCCCGTAAAACGCGCTAAAGCAATCGTTGAAGCAACCACCTTTTACAATGAACCAGAAAAGCTTGCTAAAATCTCTGAAGATCTCGGCGAACCGATGGTAGGAATTGAAATCGACACCTTGCAAAAATCAGAATTACTTGCAAATAGAGGCTGGTAA
- the pdxT gene encoding pyridoxal 5'-phosphate synthase glutaminase subunit PdxT has protein sequence MITIGVLAIQGAITEHITALHKTENVNGIAVKTLEEIEQVDGLILPGGESTAMAKILTYFHLLEPLAAKIQTGFPVWGTCAGMILLAKKIIDQETNYFNAMDIVVKRNAYGGQLDSFQTELSLPAIAGHPLPLVFIRAPYIESAADTVTILAEVDHKIVAAEQHNMLVTAFHPELTGDLSFHRYFCNKVQSNL, from the coding sequence ATGATTACCATTGGTGTTCTCGCGATACAGGGTGCAATAACCGAGCATATAACTGCGCTTCATAAAACCGAAAATGTGAACGGCATCGCTGTCAAAACATTAGAAGAAATTGAACAAGTGGATGGATTGATTCTTCCCGGCGGAGAATCAACGGCAATGGCAAAAATCTTAACATATTTTCATCTGCTAGAACCACTTGCTGCTAAAATTCAAACAGGGTTTCCAGTTTGGGGAACATGTGCCGGCATGATTTTGCTCGCCAAAAAAATTATTGACCAGGAAACGAACTATTTTAATGCGATGGATATCGTCGTAAAACGCAATGCTTACGGAGGGCAGCTCGACAGTTTTCAAACAGAACTTTCATTGCCTGCAATTGCCGGTCATCCCCTCCCTCTCGTATTTATTCGTGCACCTTATATCGAAAGTGCCGCTGACACTGTAACGATCCTCGCCGAAGTAGATCATAAAATCGTCGCTGCCGAGCAACACAATATGCTCGTCACTGCCTTTCACCCAGAATTAACAGGAGATTTATCGTTTCATCGATATTTTTGCAATAAGGTACAAAGCAATCTATAA
- a CDS encoding 5-oxoprolinase subunit C family protein — protein MQVKVISPGLLTTLQDKGRIGYQKHGIIASGAMDPYAFRMANILLDNEENEGVLEISFLGPVLAFQEDTLIAITGGDLSPTIDGEPVPMWRPVLIKKDRVLHFRMLKSGARAYLAVAGGFDVPVVMGSKSTYMRAELGGFKGRALLAEDTLVTLQTKTQMEKFRPVLCKSSVTGGFLTTYWFFEPTHIPLGDAPIQVRVTRGNQMESFTETSIAAFFRTPYAVTPASDRMGYRLDGAALQLISPLEMISEAVSFGTVQAPPDGNPIILLADRQTAGGYPKFAQVIHVDLAVIAQICPGGMIQFTEVSLKEAENLYLQRDAYLQKIQQAVNFYLQK, from the coding sequence ATGCAGGTAAAGGTCATTAGCCCAGGTCTTTTGACGACCCTCCAAGATAAGGGGCGTATTGGTTATCAAAAGCATGGAATCATTGCCAGCGGAGCGATGGATCCCTACGCTTTTCGTATGGCGAACATTTTATTAGATAATGAAGAGAATGAAGGCGTTTTGGAAATTAGTTTTCTGGGACCTGTACTTGCTTTCCAAGAAGATACGTTAATCGCGATTACAGGTGGTGATTTGTCACCTACGATAGACGGTGAGCCGGTGCCTATGTGGCGGCCTGTGCTCATAAAAAAAGATCGTGTTCTTCATTTTCGTATGTTAAAATCAGGTGCGCGTGCTTATCTTGCGGTGGCTGGAGGTTTTGATGTTCCGGTTGTCATGGGCAGTAAAAGTACCTATATGCGTGCGGAATTGGGTGGATTTAAAGGACGTGCACTCTTGGCCGAAGATACGCTAGTCACGTTGCAGACAAAAACGCAAATGGAGAAGTTCAGACCTGTACTCTGTAAATCGTCGGTAACGGGCGGCTTTCTTACGACGTATTGGTTTTTTGAACCCACGCATATTCCTTTGGGCGATGCACCAATTCAAGTGCGCGTGACGCGGGGAAATCAGATGGAATCTTTTACAGAGACATCGATTGCTGCATTTTTTCGTACGCCCTATGCTGTCACACCAGCCTCAGATCGTATGGGATATCGACTGGACGGTGCAGCTTTGCAATTGATTTCTCCGCTAGAGATGATTTCAGAGGCTGTTTCGTTTGGGACAGTACAAGCACCGCCGGATGGCAATCCGATTATCTTGCTTGCTGATCGGCAGACGGCGGGCGGGTATCCGAAATTTGCGCAAGTAATCCATGTCGATTTGGCAGTTATTGCGCAAATTTGTCCAGGCGGTATGATACAATTCACTGAAGTGTCGTTGAAAGAGGCAGAGAACCTTTATCTGCAACGGGACGCCTATTTGCAGAAAATCCAACAAGCAGTGAACTTTTATCTACAGAAGTAA
- the pxpB gene encoding 5-oxoprolinase subunit PxpB, which translates to MGKAKDLQVEFYPLGENAIMIEFGKSIHPEVNRKVMALVHYLENHPFKGMIEYSSAYKNVTIFYDPVLVHTLPIEIEESSMPVSYCKMIKLLESMLANLDMNRQETGKVVEVPVCYGGEFGPDLAFVAQYNQLSVEEVIEIHSSGAYLVYMIGFAPGFPFLGGMSEKIATPRRSSPRLAIPIGSVGIAGSQTGAYPIETPGGWQLIGRTPVELFCPEQNPPTLLEAGNIVKFKPINKAEYEAVKGAKKCR; encoded by the coding sequence GTGGGAAAAGCAAAAGACTTGCAAGTAGAGTTCTATCCGCTGGGTGAAAATGCAATTATGATTGAGTTTGGTAAATCTATTCATCCGGAAGTCAATCGCAAAGTGATGGCATTGGTGCATTATTTAGAAAATCACCCTTTTAAGGGGATGATAGAATATAGTTCTGCTTATAAAAATGTGACGATTTTTTATGATCCTGTATTGGTGCATACATTGCCTATTGAAATAGAAGAGAGCAGTATGCCGGTATCTTACTGTAAAATGATCAAATTACTTGAATCGATGCTTGCAAATTTAGATATGAATCGGCAAGAGACAGGGAAAGTAGTGGAGGTTCCAGTTTGTTATGGCGGAGAATTTGGACCGGATCTCGCCTTTGTTGCTCAGTACAATCAATTGTCGGTTGAAGAAGTAATTGAGATTCACAGCAGTGGGGCATATTTGGTCTATATGATTGGTTTTGCGCCGGGATTTCCGTTCCTTGGCGGTATGTCAGAGAAAATCGCTACACCACGGCGTTCGTCGCCAAGATTGGCGATACCGATAGGCAGTGTGGGAATTGCCGGAAGTCAAACAGGTGCATATCCCATTGAAACGCCGGGGGGATGGCAGCTTATTGGGCGTACGCCGGTGGAGCTGTTTTGCCCGGAACAGAATCCTCCCACATTATTAGAGGCTGGAAATATTGTGAAGTTTAAGCCGATAAACAAAGCGGAATATGAAGCGGTAAAGGGGGCTAAAAAATGCAGGTAA
- a CDS encoding putative hydro-lyase — protein MGDILNLSPEAARLMIRNNAWLKPTSGMARGYTQANLAIMKKELAFDFLLFCQRNPKPCPLIDVTEPGSPVPAMVAPAADLRTDIPKYRIYRHGEMVEEVTDIKRYWEDDMVAFLLGCSFTFEFPMMNNGISVRHIEENCNVPMFKTNIACTKAGRFSGPMVVSMRPIPEKDVVRAVQVTSRFPSVHGAPVHIGNPASIGIADVFKPDFGDPVTINPGEVPVFWACGVTPQAAAMHVKPDLMITHAPGHMFITDVRDEQYGVL, from the coding sequence ATGGGAGATATTTTGAATTTAAGTCCTGAAGCGGCACGGTTAATGATTCGTAACAATGCGTGGTTAAAACCCACTTCCGGCATGGCCAGAGGGTATACGCAGGCGAATTTAGCGATTATGAAAAAAGAGCTAGCTTTCGATTTTCTTTTATTTTGTCAGAGAAATCCTAAACCATGTCCTTTAATTGATGTAACAGAGCCGGGCTCGCCAGTCCCGGCGATGGTTGCTCCGGCAGCCGATCTACGTACCGATATTCCTAAATATCGTATTTACCGTCATGGAGAAATGGTAGAGGAAGTGACGGATATCAAACGATATTGGGAAGATGATATGGTTGCTTTTTTGCTCGGCTGTAGTTTTACTTTTGAGTTTCCTATGATGAACAATGGAATTTCTGTTCGCCATATTGAAGAAAATTGTAATGTTCCTATGTTCAAAACCAATATAGCATGTACGAAAGCCGGACGTTTTTCAGGGCCGATGGTTGTCAGTATGCGCCCGATTCCGGAGAAAGATGTTGTTCGTGCGGTACAGGTCACTTCTCGTTTCCCTTCCGTTCACGGCGCGCCGGTGCATATTGGCAATCCTGCCAGCATTGGAATTGCCGATGTTTTCAAACCTGACTTTGGAGATCCGGTAACGATAAACCCCGGAGAAGTTCCTGTTTTTTGGGCTTGTGGTGTAACGCCGCAGGCAGCAGCAATGCATGTAAAACCAGATCTCATGATTACCCATGCACCTGGGCACATGTTTATTACAGATGTTCGTGATGAACAGTATGGCGTTTTATAA
- the pxpA gene encoding 5-oxoprolinase subunit PxpA — protein MYTIDLNCDLGESFGAYTIGGDEKILPFITSANIACGFHAGDPSVMRKTVQAAIAQHVAIGAHPGLPDLNGFGRREMAISPQEAYDMMVYQVGALYGFVKAEGVRMQHVKPHGALYNMAAKKPALAEAIAEAIYKVDPELILFGLSCSAFIKAGEKIGLKTAQEVFADRTYQLDGTLTPRKMANAMITDADAAVMQVVRMVKESRVKTLPGEDLTIKADTVCIHGDGAHAIAFAKQIHETLEREGITVQAFGSKIL, from the coding sequence ATGTATACAATTGACTTAAATTGTGATCTAGGGGAGAGTTTTGGTGCATATACAATTGGCGGTGATGAAAAAATTTTACCGTTCATTACATCTGCTAATATTGCTTGTGGTTTTCACGCCGGTGATCCAAGTGTAATGCGAAAAACTGTGCAGGCGGCAATTGCACAGCATGTAGCAATCGGTGCGCATCCAGGTCTGCCGGATTTGAATGGCTTTGGTCGTCGTGAGATGGCGATTTCCCCGCAAGAAGCTTATGATATGATGGTGTATCAAGTAGGCGCATTATATGGATTTGTGAAGGCGGAAGGTGTAAGAATGCAGCATGTGAAACCTCATGGCGCTTTATATAACATGGCGGCAAAGAAACCGGCGCTTGCAGAAGCAATTGCGGAAGCGATTTATAAAGTAGATCCGGAGTTAATTTTATTTGGGTTGTCTTGCAGTGCATTCATTAAAGCTGGTGAAAAAATTGGTTTAAAAACAGCACAAGAGGTTTTTGCAGATCGTACATACCAGTTGGATGGTACACTGACGCCGCGTAAAATGGCGAATGCGATGATAACAGATGCAGATGCAGCTGTCATGCAAGTTGTACGCATGGTAAAGGAAAGCAGAGTGAAAACGCTTCCGGGAGAAGATCTCACAATCAAAGCAGATACAGTTTGCATTCACGGTGATGGTGCACATGCGATTGCGTTTGCAAAGCAAATTCATGAAACACTGGAGCGAGAGGGAATCACCGTACAGGCTTTTGGTAGTAAAATTCTTTAA